One segment of Macaca fascicularis isolate 582-1 chromosome 4, T2T-MFA8v1.1 DNA contains the following:
- the TAAR2 gene encoding trace amine-associated receptor 2, whose protein sequence is MYSFMAGAIFITIFGNLAMIISISYFKQLHTPTNFFILSMAITDFLLGFTIMPYSMIRSVENCWYFGLTFCKIHYSFDLMLSITSIFHLCSVAIDRFYAICYPLHYSTKITIPVIKRLLLLCWSVPGAFAFGVVFSEAYADGIEGYDILVACSSSCPVMFNKLWGTTLFMAGFFTPGSMMVGIYGKIFAVSRKHAHAINSLPENQNNQVKKDKKAAKTLGIVMGVFLLCWFPCFFTILLDPFLNFSTPVILFDALTWFGYFNSTCNPLIYGFFYPWFRRALKYILLGKVFSSHFHNTNLCIQKENE, encoded by the coding sequence ATGTATTCATTTATGGCAGGAGCCATATTCATCACAATATTTGGCAATCTTGCCATGATAATTTCTATTTCCTACTTCAAGCAGCTTCACACACCAACCAACTTCTTCATCCTCTCCATGGCCATCACTGATTTCCTCCTGGGATTTACCATCATGCCATATAGTATGATCAGATCAGTGGAGAACTGCTGGTATTTTGGGCTTACATTTTGCAAGATTCATTATAGTTTTGACCTGATGCTTAGCATAACATCCATTTTTCATCTTTGCTCAGTGGCCATTGATAGATTTTATGCTATCTGTTACCCATTACATTATTCCACCAAAATAACTATTCCAGTCATTAAAAGATTGCTACTTCTATGCTGGTCGGTCCCTGGAGCATTTGCCTTTGGGGTGGTCTTCTCAGAGGCCTATGCAGATGGAATAGAGGGTTATGACATCTTGGTTGCCTGTTCCAGTTCCTGCCCAGTGATGTTCAACAAACTATGGGGGACCACCTTGTTTATGGCAGGTTTCTTCACTCCTGGGTCTATGATGGTGGGGATTTATGGCAAAATTTTTGCAGTATCCAGAAAACATGCTCATGCCATCAATAGCTTGccagaaaatcaaaataatcaagtgaagaaagacaaaaaagctgCCAAAACTTTAGGAATAGTGATGGGAGTTTTCTTATTATGTTGGTTTCCTTGTTTCTTCACAATTTTATTGGATCCCTTTTTGAACTTCTCTACTCCTGTAATTTTGTTTGATGCCTTGACGTGGTTTGGTTATTTTAACTCCACATGTAATCCGTTAATATATGGTTTCTTCTATCCCTGGTTTCGCAGAGCACTGAAGTACATTTTGCTAGGTAAAGTTTTCAGCTCACATTTCCATAATACTAATTTGtgtatacaaaaagaaaatgagtaa